In Ignavibacteriota bacterium, the genomic window GGATATGTGGATCGGATTTACCCGCATTTTGCACGGCCGCCAGCTCCTCGGGGGCGAGGTCGTCATATGTGAGGACGATGCCGATGTACGGCTCGCGCTTTTCGCCCTCGATCAGCGCGTACGCGTCGAGGGCGCGGTCCACCGGGAAGCGGTGCGTGGTGAGCCGCTCGGTGCTGACCCGTTTGTTTTCGAGCAGATCGAGATAGGCCTGCATGTTGCGGTTTTCGGTCCAGCGCACATATCCGATAGGGTAGTCGAGACCGTCGAGTTCGTAGTCGGCGTCGTAGCGGCCCGGACCGTAGGAGCGCGACATGCGGACGTCGAGCTCCTTCTGATAGGCGGGGGAGCGGGGCAGATCCAGCGGCGTGGCGCCGACGAGGACGATGCGTCCGCGTTCGCGGGTGATTTTGCCGGCGAGCACCATCGGATCGTTGTCGTGCGTGCCCGCGGTGATGATCACCGAATCGGCGCCGTGGCCGCGCGTGTGTGAGGCCACCAGGGCTTCGACCGGGTCGTTGTGCCGGTGATACGCCGCCGCCGCGCCCGAGGATTTTGCGAGGTCGATCACGACGGGATCGATGTCGATGCCGATGACGGTGCATCCGTTCGCCGCGAGGAACTGCACGGTGAACTGGCCGAGCAGCCCGAGGCCGATGACGACGACGGTTTCGCCCAGCGTGGGCTCGGCCTGACGCACGCCCTGCAGCGCGATGGCAGCGATGGTCGAATACGCGGCCGATTCCATCGACACGGTCGGAGGAATTTTTGCGACGAGATTCCGCGGCACGACAACGATGTCGCTGTGATGCGCAAATTCGGCGCCGGCGCAGGAGACGCGGTCGCCGATCTCGATGTCGCGCACCCACTCGTCCACCGCCAGCACCACGCCGGCGCTGCTGTATCCGAGCGGCGCCGCGCTGTCGAGCTTCGACATGATGCGCTTGTAGGTGGTCAGAAGTCCGGTGCGGCGCACTTCGTCCACCACTTTGCGCACCTCGTCGGGCTGGCTGCGCGCGCGCTGCACCATCGACGATTTGCGGGAATCGATTGTTGTTTTTTCCGTCCCCGCGCTGATCACGGAGAAATAATTTTTCACGAGCACCATGCCGCGTCTCAGTGCCGGAGGGGGCACGGAAGCCACGTCCATCTGGCCTGTCCGCTTGTTTTGTGCGATCTGTTTCATCGCGGAAAACTACGGATTGACCGAGTCTTTTCCTATCTGAAGGACGGAGCGCGACGCCGCCTTCACCCCGCTTACCTGTTCAACAGGCGGCGGCCCTTCTGCGATTCGAGGATGCGCCGCACTTCCTTCATGAACGTGTCCTCGAACACGACGAGCTGCGCGATCTGTTTGGTGGAGAGGAGGTCCTTCAACCCGAGGACGTAGTCGCGGCGCGCCGCGGCCATTTCGGCGGCGATGTTTGTCAGCGCGGTGATTTCCTTCTGGACGTCGGCTTCGGAAGGTGTGCCTTTCGAGAGAGTGCGCAGCCGCGCGAGAATGTCCTGCCGCTGCTCGGCGCGGGCCTTTTCCGACGCGCGGAATTCCTTCTCGCGGGCGAAGAGCCGTATGGCCTGCTCCTCGTTCAGGTCCAGCGCCTCGATCATCTTCAGATGCCGGTATTGCTCCAGTCGCTGCCGGCCGTTGACGCCGCCCGGCTCGTCGTCTTGCGCGCAGGCGTTTGCGGTGAGGATCAGCGTGAGCGGAAGGAGGAGGAGGAGGGGAAAATATCGGGTGTTCATGGTGACTCCTGTTTGGCAACAGAGTGGGGGCGTCGAATGCGGGCGTGGGAAGTGTTCCCGATGTGTTACTGGGCCGGGACCGATGGAGCGGCGCTGTCGATAGCGTCGGCGGGCAGCAGCTCGAACAGGGTCTCGTCGTCGAGATACGCGCTTCCGGCGCGCACAAGCTCGGGGTATGCGACATCGGAGAACAGGACGCCCGTGACATCGAGTCCTTCGAGGGCCGCGTCGGAGACGGCGGGCAGCGTTGTTGTGGCGCCGCCATCGGCCGCGTTTGCCGCGACGAGTTCACCGCGCAGCGAGTCGCGCTGGGTTTCGTCGAGACTACCCAGGATGGTGCTGATCTCGTGCGTCGAGACAAGCGTGTCGTCGGACGGCGGTATATTCGGACCAAAAAGTATGATTCCCACGAGCAGGCAGGCCGCGGCGATACCTGGAAGCGCGAGGCGCGTGAACAGGGGGCCCGGCCTCCAAGCCCGCGCGCGCGGCGCGTCGATGCGCGCGTTGACCGCGACGATGAAGGAGGCATCGGTGAACATTGGACGCGGCGCCCGCTTCTCAACGGAGAGTATCGTGAAGAGGGGACGCAACTCGTCGACACGCGCGCTGCAATCCGCGCATTGCGCCAGATGCGCTTCGACCTCGCGCGCGGCCTCGTCGCCGAGGGCGCCGGCAAGATAGTCGGGCAGTTCAGATTGAAGGGATGTGCATCGCATGTTTGACATGCTCCTCGATTTTGCGCACGGCGTGAAAATAGTTGGCCTTGAGTCCGCCCACGCTTGTGTTCAGCAGCGCGGCGATTTGTTCGTAGGGCATTTCTTCGTAGTAGCGGAGCAGGAACACCTGCTTTTGTTTTGTTGGTAGTGTGTCGATGGCCGCCTCGATGAGGGTGCGCGTCTCGCTCTGTTCCATCGTTGTGTCGGGCGCGTCGGCCGCGTCGGAGGGCGCGGAGTCGATGATGCTGTCGATGTGAAAAAAGTTGCGCAGGTTTTTCCGACGAAGGTGGTTGAGACTGAGATTCCGGGCGATGGTGTACAGCCATGTGAAGATTTGTGAATCGCCGCGGAAATCCGCCACGCCGTGGTAGGCGCGCACAAAGACGTCCTGCGCGATATCGAGGGCGTCGTCATGGTCCGACACCAGACGCCGGACCAGCCAATACACCTTGTCCTGATACCTCCGCACGACCTCATTGAACGCATCGCGCCTGCCTTGCCTGCACAGCGCGATCAATTCCTGGTCGGTTCGGTTTCTCATTCGTGTGCTTTTCTGGTCCGCAATTTAGAAACATGTGCCGCATCTGGGTTTAATCTCGATAACATCATGTCACGAATCAAATCAAAACCCGATGGAATAGTGTTGTAATTCTTTCAATAGCGCTTGCTTTTGAGTTTGTCTTAGCTGATTTTTGTTGGAGCATCATCCACATTCGCCCCACTTCTACGAAATAGTTGCAAACCTCAAAGTCACACGCTCCGTCACTGGGTGCCTCGGAGCAGGCAGCCAATATTTGTGCGTTCCTCGGTTCGCCGGTTCTGTTCTATGACAGACAGACCGGTATACACGCAGCGAACGCCGAAGGTGTGGCGTGGCTCGAGCGGCACGAACTCCGGGAGGGGATGCCGGGCTTCGAGAAGCTGTTCCTGCCGGAAATCGGTAGTGAGACACTGGCCGAGGGTTTCGAGGCGGTGGCGGCGGGCGCGGGTCCGCGTCTGCAGCGCTGCGCGCAGCTCGATGCCGACGGCGCGAGTGTGCCGTTTCTGTTCCTGCTCTCGCCCGCGTCCTTCGAGGGGCGCGATTCGGTATGCGTGCAGCCGCTGGACGTGCCCATGCCGCAGCACGAGGAACCGCGGGGCGATCTCAATCTGCTCGTGAAAGAACGCACGGCGGAGATCTCGGAATTAAACGGCTTTCTCACGGCAATTGTTGACAGCAGCACCGAAACGTGCATCATCGCCATCGGAACCAACGGCACGATACTGAGTTTCAACGAGGGCGCCTGCCGCATGTTTCTGCATATACGCGCCGACGTGGTCGGACGCATGCATGCGTCACGGCTTTTCGACCAGGCGGCGGAGGAGGACGGGACGTACGCCGCGCTCGAGCGCGAGGCGCGCACGCGCGGCAAGTGTCAGCGCATGGTGACGCTGCGGCGCCGCGACGACGGTGTGTTTCCGGCGCTCATCGACCTGACGCCCCTGCTCAGCGCCGACGGTTCGCTGCTCGGCACCCTGCTCATCGGGCGCGATGTGACCGAGACGTTGCGCACACAGCGCGCGCTCGAGGAGAAAAAGGACCAGCTCGAGTTCATGAACCATCTGTCGCTGGGCATCAGCCAGACCCTGGAACTCGAGGCCATCTGCTCCATCGCGCTGCAGCGCCTCGTCGAAAAATTCAACGGCGTGCTGGGCGGGATCTTCCTGAAAAATCGGACGGACGGCTCCCTTGCGCTCGTTGTCAGCGAGCCGCGCGCGCTGCGCGGTCGGTACGCGGAAATGCTCACGCCGTCGCCCGACGACCGCGTGCTCGCGGAAGAGGGCGAGGTGCTGCTGCACGACTTGTCGCACATGGCGATTCTGACAGCGGCCGACGGCACCGCGCATCCGCGCTCGAAACTCATCCTGCCCCTGCTGCCGAAGGCCTCGTTCCTCGGCATGCTCGTGATACTCGTCAAGGAGCCGCTCACACGGTCGGAGGAATTCCTCAGCTTCCTCTCCGCGCTCGGCATGACGGTGGGAGGGGCCATCGAGAACGCCATCCTGTACTTCGAGTCGCTCAAGAAATCCATCGAGATCAAAAAGCAGAACCAGGAACTCGACGAGTTCGCCTACGTGGTGTCGCACGATCTCAAGGAGCCGCTTGCGGGCATTTCGTTCATCTCGAACCTGCTGATGGACGAGTACTACGACACACTCGACGACACGGCGAAAGTGTACATCAACAACCTGAAGGACTTCTCGCAGAGGCTCGGGTCGCTCATCGACTCGCTGCTCGAGCTGTCTCGCATCGGCCGCATGAATCAACCCATGGAGGCCGTGAAGATCATCGACGTGATCAGCAGCGTGAGCCAGAGTCTGAGCTTCAGGATCTCCACCAAGGAGACGCAGATCACACTTCCCGAGGAACTCCCGCAGGTGCACGGCGAACGCACGCGTGTCGAGCAGGTGTTCTTCAACCTTCTGAGCAACGCGATCAAGTTCAACGACAAGGACAAGGTTGTCGTGGAAATCGCGTGGAAGGAATTCGACGAACGCTTCTACGAGTTTTCGATCCGCGACAACGGTATCGGCATCGAACCCCAGTACTTCGAGAAGATCTTCAAGATCTTCGAGCGTCTGCATCAGCGCGAGGAGTACGAGGGTAACGGCGCGGGTCTCACCATCGTGAAAAAAATCGTCGAACATCACGGCGGCAGAATTTGGCTGCAGTCGGAACTCGGCATGGGAACCGAATTCCATTTCACCCTCCCCAAGACACCTCAATGAACGCGCGAGCGAAGCAATGACCGGCAATGAACCGAAAGCAAAATCAGGCGCATCCATCCTGGTTGTGGACGACGAGAAACTGTTTCGCGATGTCCTTACTGCGAAGCTTATCGAAAACGGCTACGTGTGCGACAACGCGATCAACGGAATCGAGGCGATAAACAAGATCCAGCGCCAGCAATACGACGTGATCCTCCTCGACATCAAGATGCCGCGCGTGAACGGCATCGAGGTGCTCAAACACATCAGCGAGAACACGCTGAGTTCGGAGGTGATCATGCTCACCACCTTCACCGACGTGCGCACCGCGGTCGAGACCGTCAAACTCGGCGCGTACGACTACGTGACGAAGCCGTACAATCTCACGGAACTGCTGCAGACGATCGAGCGCGCACTCGACCATCGCAAGCTGAAGCTCGAAAACGTGCTGCTCAAATCGGAACTCGAGCGCCGGCATCAGGCGAAAAACGTGATCGGCACGAGTTCCGCGTTCCAGCAGGTGCTCGACACCGTGTACAAGGTGGCGCCGACCGACAGCAACGTGCTCATCACGGGTCCGAGCGGCTCGGGCAAGGAGGTGGTCGCGAACCTGCTGTACAAGATGAGCAGCAGGAAGGACAAACCCTTCGTGGCGCTCGATTGCGCGTCCATTCCCGAGAACCTGCTCGAGAGCGAGCTGTTCGGGCACGAGCGCGGCGCATTCACCGACGCGATGGTGCTGAAACACGGCATGGTGGAAGTGGCGAACAACGGCACCATGTTCCTCGACGAAATCGGGGAGATCAGTCTGTCGATACAGCCCAAGCTGCTGCGCTTCCTGCAGACGGGTGAGTTCCGCCGCATCGGCGGCACGCAGGCCATGAAGGCCAACGTGCGTGTGATCGCCGCGACGAACAAGAATCTGAAAGAAATGGTGAAGCTCGGCACGTTCCGCGAGGACCTGCTGTTCCGCCTCAACGTGATCGCGCTCAACCTTCCGCCGCTGGCGGACCGCAAGGAAGACGTGCCGGATCTGGTCGAGCATTTCCTGCAGGCCAAGTCGCGCGGGAAGGAAACGAAGCAGTTCAGTCCGGCCGCGATGCAGAAACTCGTCAACTACTACTGGCCGGGCAACGTGCGCGAACTCGAAAACGTGGTGGAGCGCGCGATCATCCTGACCAGCGGCGACGTGATCGAACCGGCTGACATCATGCTCGATTACGCGAACGGCAACGAAACCATGGGCGCCCCTTCGAGCGAAGTGGCGAAGATGTCGCTGAGCGACATGGAATCGATACACATCGAGCGCGTGCTGAAGGAGCAGAACTACAACAAGCGCGCAGCGGCCGACATACTCGGCATCAGTCTGCGCACCCTGTACACGAAGATCTACGATTATCAGATACACATTCCGTCCGGCCGCGGCGGGGGAAGCAACGCTCATTCCTGATCCCGACTCCGGCGACGATCACCTGCGCGCGGACGCGACAGCCGTCGCTCCGCGCGCGGCACACACGACAGCGACAATCATGCCTGACTGGAAACGCCTTCTCGTCACATCCGCCCTGCCGTACGCAAACGGCGCGGTGCATCTCGGCCATCTTGCGGGCGCCTATCTGCCCGCCGACATCTACGTGCGGTATCACCGCCTGCGCGGCACGGATGTCGTCTACATCTGCGGCTCCGACGAGCACGGCGTCAGCATCCTGATCTCCGCGACGCGGGAGGGGAGCACGCCGCAGACGATCATCGACCGCTATCACGACATCAACCGCAGCGCCTTCGCGCGCGCGGGCATCAGTTTCGACAACTACTCGCGCACGTCGCTGCCGCTGCATCACGAGACGGCGCGCGAGTGGTTCCTCGATTTTCATTCGCGCGGACTTCTGCGCAGCGCCGTCGAGCAGCAGCTCTTCGACGAGCACGCGGGCATGTTCCTGCCCGACCGCTTTGTGACCGGCACCTGCCCGCACTGCGGCTACGACCGCGCGTACGGCGACCAGTGCGAAAACTGCAGCAAGTACTACGCGCAGACCGAGCTGCTCAATCCGAAGAGCCTGCTCTCGGGCGAGACGCCCGTCGTGCGCAACGCGACACACTGGTATTTCCCGCTCGGCGATTATCAGGAGCGGCTCGAGGCCTTTGTCGACGGGCACGAAAACGACTGGAAGGACACCGTGCTGCAGCAGGTGCGGAGCTGGCTGAAGGCCGGGCTGTCCGACCGTCCCATCTCGCGCGATCTTGAGTGGGGCGTAAAAGTGCCGCTCGACAACGCGGCGGGCAAGGTGCTCTACGTCTGGTTCGAAGCCGTGCTCGGGTATATCTCCTCCACGAAGGAGTGGGCGGCGGCACAGGGTGATCCCGAGCGCTGGAAACAGTACTGGTGCGACGAATCGACGCGCTACGTCGCGTTTATCGGCAAGGATAACATCGTCTTTCATTGCCTGATGTTCCCCGCCATGTTGATGGGGAAGGGCGGCTACATCCTTCCCGACAACGTGCCCGCGAACGAATTCCTCAATCTCGAAGGACAGAAGTTTTCGAAGAGCAGAAACTGGTCGATCGAGGTCGATGAATTTCTCGACCGTTTCCCCGCCGATCCGTTGCGGTACACGCTCACGATGAACATGCCCGAGACGCGCGACAGCGATTTCACCTGGCGCGATTTCCAGGCGCGGAACAACAATGAACTCGCCGACATCGTCGGCAATTTCATCAACCGCACGGTCCACTTCGCGCATCGCAATTTCGAGGGACGCGTTCCCGCCGCCATCGAAGCTGACGAAGCCGACCGCGCCTTCCGCGCGGAATTCGGGGCCGCGGCCGAAGCGGTGGGCGCAGCATTCGACCGCTTCAAATTCCGTGACGGTTTGCAGGCGGCGATGAACTTCGCGCGGCTCTGCAACAAGTACTTCAACGACGCCGAACCCTGGAAGCGGGTGAAAGACGATCCCGCGCGCGCGGCCTCCACCATCCGTACCTGTCTCGACGCCGTGTACGCGCTCGGCATTTTGCTCGCGCCGGTGCTGCCGGAAACAGCCGAACGGATCAAACGCCTGCTGCAGCTTCCTCCCGAGGCGCCCTGGTCGTGGGAGGCAATACAGTCCTGCACACTCGCGGAAGGGCAGACCATCGGCGCGCCGGAAATCCTCTTCACCAAAATCGAGGACAGCGCCATCGAGGCCGCAACGGCGCTGCTCGGCGCGGGTCTCGACACCGCCGCGCCTGCGCAGGAAACCGCGCCCGCCTCGGCGCCCGCTCCGGAGTATGCGCCGTTCAAGGACCAGATAGGCATCGACAGTGTCGGTGTGCTCGATCTGCGTGTGGGGCTCGTGCTCGAGGCCGAGCGTGTTCCAAAATCGGACAAGCTGCTCCGATTAAAGGTTGACATCGGCTGCGAGACGCGGCAGATCGTGGCCGGCATCGGCGCGCGGTACGAGGCGGCGGACCTCCCCGGACGCAAGGTGGTCGTCGTGGCGAACCTCGCCCCCGCAAAAATCCGCGGCGTCGAGTCGCAGGGTATGCTGCTCGCCTCATCCATCGGTGGCGAGGCGCCGCTGCTTGTCGCGGCGGACCCGGCGGCCGTACCGGGAAGTGTGGTGAAGTAGGCATGAGCGGCGCGCACACACGCGGCATTCTCGCGACAGGCCTCCCGCTGATTTTGTTCGCCTGTTTCGCCCTGTCGTGCGACCACGGGCTTTCGCCCGACATGGCGCGCGCGTCCGCCTCGGAGACGCCGGGTTTCGAAGGGACCATCACCGTCACCTCGCGCTGGCCCGCGGCCGACAGTCTGATGGACCTGCGCGTCGTGGCCATACGCGTGTTCCCGCCGACAAACATCCTGCAGGAGTACCTCAACGGGACTCTCCTTTTTTCGGATAAACTGGTCCTGAATCAGGACACGCAGACCTACACGTTGCGTATGCCCGGGCTCAGCGGCGTTTTCCAATACGTGGCGGTCGCGCAGCAGTACGCGGCGAATCCGTTTGCCGACTGGCGCGTGGTGGGCGTGTACACCATGACGGGCAATCCGGCCGCGCACGCGCCGGTGGACCTCGGCGCGGGGGCGTTCCGCCGCGGTATCGACATCACCGTCGATTTCGTGAATCTGCCGCCGCAGCCCTTCTGAGTTTGTTGGCTCTGCGCGGCCCTTTTTGTAGCTTGTGTCGTCCGGGAGAATCACCGGCGAGACCCCCACACAGCGTATTCCACGTTTCCTTGAGGATCACATGAAGGCTGTCATCATGGCCGGCGGGTTCGGCACCCGCCTGCGTCCGTTGACCTGCAACATCCCGAAGCCCATGGTGCCGATGCTGAACAGGCCGATGATGCATCACATCGTCGAGCTGTTGAAGCGGCACGGGTTCGACGACATCGTCTCGCTGTTGTTTTATCATCCCGCGGCCATCCGCAACTTCTTCGGCGACGGGCACGATTTCGGCATCACGATGCAGTACATGCAGGCCGAGGCCGATTTCGGCACCGCGGGCAGCGTGCGTAACGCGGCCGAGAAGCTCGGCGACGGGCGCGTGCTCATCATCAGCGGCGACGTGTTGACGGATTTCGACCTCAGCGCGGCGATGCGCTACCACGAGGAGAAGGGCGCCGACGCGACACTGGTCCTCACCCGCGTGCCCAATCCTCTGCAGTTCGGCGTCGTGATCGTCGACGACGAGGGGAACATCACACGTTTCCTCGAGAAGCCGTCCTGGGGTGAAGTGTTCAGCGACACCATCAACACGGGCATCTACATTCTCGAACACCACGTGCTGGATCTGATTCCCTACAAGCAGGATTTCGACTTCAGCAAGAATCTCTTCCCGCTCATGATGCAGGAGGGACTGAAGCTCTGCGGGTATATCGCCGAGGGGTACTGGCGCGACGTCGGCACACTGAACGAGTATCAGGAGGCGTCGATGGATTTCCTCGCGGGCAAGGTCGGTCTCGACAAGCCCGGGATCGCGCAGGGGTCGGCCGTGGTGGGCACCGAGGTGCAGTGGCAGCCCGCGAATGTGATTATCGGCGGAACCGTCGTGTTGGGCGACCGCGCGCGTGTCGCCGACACCGCCCGCCTCACCAACTCGGTGATCGGCAGGGATGTCGACGTGGCCGCGGGCGCGGTGATACAGAACTCCGTGATCTGGGACGGGTGCCGCATCGACGAGAACGTGCATATTTCGGATTCGGTGATCGGATACGAGACGGCCGTATACACGGGCGCAACAATCGCCGAGAACGTCTTCATCAGCGACCGATGCACGATCGGCCGCGAGGCCTATCTGCAGCCGAACATCAAACTCTGGCCCGACAAGGTGGTGGAGGACGGCGCGACGTTGTCGAAGAGTCTGGTGTGGGAAGACAAGTGGCTGAAGGAACTCTTCACCGACGCGCGCATCACCGGCATCACCAACATCGAAATGACTCCCGAGTTCGGGGCCAAGGTCGGCGCGGCGCTCGGTGCGGTGGTGGGGCAGGGACGCCTCGTGCTGTCGAGCCGCGATCCCGACAATGCGAGCCGCATGCTCAAGCGCGCGATCACCTGCGGACTGATGTCGGCCGGCGTCTCGATCGTCGACATGCAGACCTCCTCCATTCCCATGGTGCGGCAGGAGCTGCGCAACGGGCGCTGCGCCGCGGGGTTCCACGTCCGCAAATCCCCCTTCGACAAGCGGTCGATGGACGTGATCTTTTTCGACGGCAGCGGCAAGGATCTCGCGACCGCGCGCACGAAGGCCATCGAGCGGCAGTTCTTCTCGGAGGACTTCACCCGCGCCGACTACTCGTCGATCGGATCCATCTCCTTCCCCGAAAGGACGACGGAGACCTATCGCAGCCGCATCTTTGCAACACTCGACCGGCAGGTCATCAAGAGCCGCGCGTTCAACGCCGTGGTGGACTATTCCTACGGCATCGCCTCCACCGTGTTCCCGAACATTTTGGGCGACATCGGCACACAGGTGGTGAGTCTCAACGCGTACATCGATCCCGACAAACTGACACGCAGCACCGAGGAATTCCAGGCGGCGTGTGAGCACATCTCGGGCATCGTTCGCTCCCTGTCCTACGACACCGGTTTCCTTATCGACGCCGGGGCCGAGAAGATATTTGTCGCCGACGAGGCGGGGCGTTTTCTGCCCGACGACCGTCTGCTCGCCATCGTTGCGAAGCTCGTTCTCGAGGCGGCACGCCGCAGCGGAACACCCGTGAAGAAGTTCGGCTGTCCCGTCACCGGCACGGGCGTGATGGACCTGCTGGCCGCGGAATACGGCGCGGAACTGGTCCGCACGCAGACGACACATCTCGGCATGATGAACGCCGTGATCGACGATCCGGAACTCGCCTTTGTCGGCGGCACGCGCGGCGGATTCATCTTCCCGCAGTTCTCCTTCGCAACCGACGCCATGTACAGCATCGTGAAACTGCTCGAGCTGATGGCGGCAACCGGATGGAAACTTGGCGACGTAAACGCGCAGCTCGAGGTCCTGCATACGGCGCAGAAGGACGTACACTGCGACTGGGACGCGAAGGGCCGCGTCATGCGCTACGCCATGCGCGACAGCGAGCAGCAGCAGCGTGTGCTCATTGACGGAATCAAGATTGTGTTCGACGTGCGCAACTGGGTGCTTCTGCTCCCGAGCAAGGAGACGACGCTGTTCCACATCTACGTTGAGGCCGAGAGTCCCGAGCGCGCGCGCGCGATCGCCGAGGAATATGAATCGAAAGTTGTGCAATGGCGCGATAATGCGTAGATTCGTGAATCATTTGTCGTATTGACGACGAGACCCAATGAAAATCAGCAGCATACTCAACGAAGAACTCATCAGCGTCAAGATTGCGGGCGAGTCGAAGGAAGACGTGATCAACGCGATCATACAGCTCGCGGCGTCGTCTCCCAAGGTGAAGGACCTCGAGAAGGTCCGCCAGGCGATCTTCGAGCGCGAGAAGATCATGTCGACCGGTGTCGGCAAGGGCTTCGCGATTCCGCACGGCAAGACCGACGCTGTGTCCGACATCGTCGCGGCCTTCGGCATCACAGAACAGCCGATCGATTACGAGGCCCTCGATCACGAGCCCGTCCGTCTCCTGTTTCTGCTCATCGGAAAGGACAGCCTGGTCGGCGCGCACATCAAGCTGCTCAGCCGCATCTCGCGGCTTATGAACAAGGAAGAACTGCGCAACCGCCTCTTGCAGGCGGCGAGTTCGAGCGAAGTGCTCGAGATACTGCGCGAAGAGGAGATGAACTACCTCGACGTATAATCCGCAGTGTAGCACGAAACCGCAGGGCATGCTCGCGAGGGCATGCCCTGTTTTGTTCCGCGCAGGCGATTCCCAACTGCATTGTCGAATTTCCACCGCGTTTTGTACCT contains:
- a CDS encoding NTP transferase domain-containing protein, which gives rise to MKAVIMAGGFGTRLRPLTCNIPKPMVPMLNRPMMHHIVELLKRHGFDDIVSLLFYHPAAIRNFFGDGHDFGITMQYMQAEADFGTAGSVRNAAEKLGDGRVLIISGDVLTDFDLSAAMRYHEEKGADATLVLTRVPNPLQFGVVIVDDEGNITRFLEKPSWGEVFSDTINTGIYILEHHVLDLIPYKQDFDFSKNLFPLMMQEGLKLCGYIAEGYWRDVGTLNEYQEASMDFLAGKVGLDKPGIAQGSAVVGTEVQWQPANVIIGGTVVLGDRARVADTARLTNSVIGRDVDVAAGAVIQNSVIWDGCRIDENVHISDSVIGYETAVYTGATIAENVFISDRCTIGREAYLQPNIKLWPDKVVEDGATLSKSLVWEDKWLKELFTDARITGITNIEMTPEFGAKVGAALGAVVGQGRLVLSSRDPDNASRMLKRAITCGLMSAGVSIVDMQTSSIPMVRQELRNGRCAAGFHVRKSPFDKRSMDVIFFDGSGKDLATARTKAIERQFFSEDFTRADYSSIGSISFPERTTETYRSRIFATLDRQVIKSRAFNAVVDYSYGIASTVFPNILGDIGTQVVSLNAYIDPDKLTRSTEEFQAACEHISGIVRSLSYDTGFLIDAGAEKIFVADEAGRFLPDDRLLAIVAKLVLEAARRSGTPVKKFGCPVTGTGVMDLLAAEYGAELVRTQTTHLGMMNAVIDDPELAFVGGTRGGFIFPQFSFATDAMYSIVKLLELMAATGWKLGDVNAQLEVLHTAQKDVHCDWDAKGRVMRYAMRDSEQQQRVLIDGIKIVFDVRNWVLLLPSKETTLFHIYVEAESPERARAIAEEYESKVVQWRDNA
- a CDS encoding PTS sugar transporter subunit IIA, encoding MKISSILNEELISVKIAGESKEDVINAIIQLAASSPKVKDLEKVRQAIFEREKIMSTGVGKGFAIPHGKTDAVSDIVAAFGITEQPIDYEALDHEPVRLLFLLIGKDSLVGAHIKLLSRISRLMNKEELRNRLLQAASSSEVLEILREEEMNYLDV